One Tumebacillus sp. BK434 genomic window carries:
- a CDS encoding bifunctional riboflavin kinase/FAD synthetase — MEIIQITDLLDGNGSTAFRPTVMALGNFDGLHIGHQQLIARARGLAESSGLPVSLLTFYPHPRQVLGKGGYTHLLTPFDEKMRVMQELGVDIVYVVNFSLEFAGMSAEDFVFRFLGALHPQTVVVGFDYAFGRGGTADTSQLKQLAEQIGIDVEIVGAVNAYGEKVSSTLIREKLSYGDVRLVQELLGRPYGINGIVVHGEKRGRLLGFPTANIEPNDPYSLPKNGVYLVRVLVQNAWYAGVLNIGTKPTFHDNHRRTLEAHLLNFEGDLYGQNVRLQLLDFLRDEKKFFSVDELIAQIRSDVREAETRLHSFSGISY; from the coding sequence GTGGAGATCATTCAAATCACCGATCTTCTGGACGGGAATGGGAGTACGGCATTTCGGCCGACTGTCATGGCATTGGGGAATTTTGACGGGCTGCACATCGGCCATCAGCAGCTGATTGCGCGGGCGAGGGGCTTGGCGGAGTCGAGCGGCCTGCCGGTCAGCTTGCTGACCTTCTATCCGCATCCGCGCCAAGTGCTGGGCAAAGGCGGCTACACGCACCTGCTCACGCCGTTTGACGAAAAGATGCGCGTGATGCAGGAGCTCGGGGTGGACATCGTCTATGTCGTCAACTTCTCGCTGGAGTTTGCGGGGATGTCGGCGGAGGACTTTGTGTTCCGCTTCCTCGGCGCGCTGCACCCGCAGACGGTCGTCGTCGGCTTCGACTATGCGTTTGGCCGCGGCGGCACCGCCGACACGTCGCAGCTCAAGCAGCTCGCCGAACAGATCGGCATCGACGTCGAAATCGTCGGCGCGGTCAACGCGTACGGCGAGAAAGTGTCTTCCACGCTGATCCGCGAGAAGCTGTCTTACGGCGATGTGCGTCTGGTGCAGGAATTGCTCGGACGTCCATACGGGATCAACGGGATCGTCGTGCATGGCGAGAAGCGCGGACGGCTGCTCGGGTTCCCGACGGCGAACATCGAACCGAACGATCCGTACTCGTTGCCGAAGAACGGGGTTTATCTGGTGCGGGTGCTGGTGCAGAATGCATGGTACGCCGGCGTGCTGAACATCGGCACGAAACCGACGTTCCACGACAACCATCGCCGTACGCTTGAAGCACACCTCTTGAACTTTGAAGGGGACTTGTACGGACAGAATGTGCGGCTGCAGCTGCTCGATTTCTTGCGCGATGAGAAAAAGTTTTTCTCGGTCGACGAACTGATTGCCCAGATCCGTTCCGACGTGCGGGAAGCAGAGACGCGCCTGCATTCGTTTTCCGGCATATCGTACTAG
- a CDS encoding pitrilysin family protein, which yields MIYREVLQNGIRVVIEEIPSVRSVSLGIWVGAGSRDESPQNNGVTHFIEHMMFKGTEKLNARQIAELFDGIGGQVNAFTSKEYTCYYAKVLDEHFGLALETLGDMVLNSKFAEEELAKERRVVLEEIKMYEDAPDDLVHDMIAEVVFQKHPLGYNILGTEANLNAFVPQDLFSYMEEKYTTDNVVIAIAGNVKRDHAVALASKLFGHLQPSRISRQEEQAVFHAGKAIRNKKTEQAHIVLGAPGIAYDDPMIYPVILFNNVLGGSSSSRLFQEIREERGLAYSIYSYHTAYKDIGMFGLYVGTAPERAQHVLDLCEQVLGGIAQHGITADELNKAKEQVKGSLMLSLESTSSRMSRLGKNELLGRHISLDEMVDKIKNVTLEDVKTAAGAILGGKFAMSAVGPLDDLRAPGETK from the coding sequence TTGATTTATCGTGAAGTGCTCCAAAACGGGATACGAGTGGTCATCGAAGAAATACCATCGGTGCGCTCCGTATCGCTGGGGATCTGGGTCGGGGCTGGCTCCCGCGACGAAAGTCCGCAGAATAACGGCGTTACCCATTTTATTGAACACATGATGTTTAAAGGAACGGAGAAGCTGAACGCGCGCCAGATCGCCGAGCTGTTCGACGGCATCGGCGGGCAGGTCAACGCTTTTACGTCCAAGGAATACACATGCTATTACGCGAAAGTGCTGGACGAACATTTCGGGCTGGCGCTGGAGACGCTCGGCGATATGGTGCTTAACTCAAAGTTTGCGGAGGAGGAGCTGGCCAAAGAGCGTCGCGTGGTCCTTGAAGAGATCAAGATGTACGAAGATGCTCCGGATGATCTGGTGCATGACATGATCGCCGAAGTGGTGTTTCAAAAGCACCCGCTCGGCTACAACATCCTCGGCACGGAAGCCAACCTCAACGCGTTTGTGCCACAGGATCTGTTCTCTTATATGGAAGAGAAATACACGACCGACAACGTGGTCATCGCGATCGCCGGCAACGTCAAGCGCGACCACGCCGTGGCGCTGGCGAGCAAGCTGTTCGGCCACCTGCAGCCGTCGCGCATTTCGCGACAGGAAGAGCAGGCGGTGTTCCATGCCGGCAAAGCGATCCGCAACAAGAAGACCGAGCAGGCGCACATCGTGCTGGGCGCGCCTGGCATCGCGTATGATGATCCGATGATCTACCCGGTGATCCTGTTTAACAACGTGCTGGGCGGGTCGTCCTCGTCGCGCCTGTTCCAGGAGATCCGCGAAGAGCGCGGTCTGGCCTATTCGATCTACAGCTACCACACCGCGTACAAAGACATCGGCATGTTCGGGCTCTATGTCGGCACCGCTCCGGAGCGGGCGCAGCACGTGCTCGACCTCTGCGAACAGGTGCTCGGCGGCATCGCGCAACATGGCATCACCGCTGACGAGCTGAACAAAGCGAAAGAGCAGGTGAAAGGCTCGCTGATGCTCTCCTTGGAGAGCACGTCCTCGCGCATGTCGAGACTTGGCAAAAACGAGCTGCTCGGCCGCCACATCTCGCTTGACGAGATGGTCGACAAGATCAAAAACGTGACGCTGGAAGATGTCAAAACGGCGGCGGGCGCGATCCTTGGCGGCAAATTCGCGATGTCGGCCGTCGGACCGCTGGACGATCTGCGGGCACCGGGCGAAACGAAATAA
- the dpsA gene encoding dipicolinate synthase subunit DpsA has product MLTGIKMAFVGGDARMIEVIKYAIELDASIVLIGFDQLETPLADTVKAELDPDAFRDVDAIVLPVTGMDDAGRVESRYSKEELVLADHHFSAVRQGALIFTGIARKRLTEVCQTKGLRLIQLMELDEVAIKNSVPSAEGAIAMAMEHTDITIHGSRSVVLGFGRCGITLARMLNGIGADVRVCARKEPDLARIEEMGLEAYPMNEIGKAVSDAELIFNTIPHLVLSAEVLARVPKSCVIIDIASKPGGTDFRYAEKRGIKAILAPGLPGIVAPKTAGQILARTLCRILWEYA; this is encoded by the coding sequence ATGCTGACAGGGATCAAAATGGCGTTCGTCGGCGGCGACGCTCGCATGATTGAAGTGATCAAGTATGCGATCGAACTCGATGCGAGCATCGTTTTGATCGGCTTCGACCAACTTGAGACCCCCCTCGCAGATACGGTAAAGGCAGAACTTGACCCAGATGCATTCAGAGACGTAGACGCAATCGTGCTTCCTGTGACCGGGATGGATGATGCTGGCCGCGTGGAATCTCGTTATTCCAAGGAAGAGCTGGTACTGGCGGATCATCACTTTTCCGCAGTCCGGCAGGGGGCGCTCATCTTTACCGGGATCGCAAGGAAGCGACTGACGGAGGTGTGTCAGACCAAAGGTCTGCGCCTGATCCAACTGATGGAGCTCGATGAGGTGGCGATCAAGAATTCTGTGCCTTCTGCCGAAGGGGCGATCGCGATGGCGATGGAGCATACGGATATCACGATCCATGGTTCGCGCTCCGTAGTGCTCGGGTTCGGGCGCTGCGGGATCACCCTGGCCCGGATGCTGAACGGCATCGGGGCGGATGTACGGGTCTGTGCGAGGAAAGAGCCGGACCTCGCCCGCATTGAAGAGATGGGGCTTGAGGCATACCCGATGAATGAAATCGGAAAGGCGGTAAGCGATGCGGAGCTGATCTTCAACACGATTCCGCATCTTGTGTTGTCAGCCGAAGTGCTGGCGCGGGTGCCGAAGTCCTGTGTGATTATCGACATCGCGTCCAAGCCGGGCGGCACCGACTTTCGCTATGCAGAAAAACGGGGAATCAAAGCAATTCTTGCTCCAGGCCTGCCGGGGATCGTTGCCCCGAAGACCGCAGGGCAGATTTTGGCAAGGACGCTCTGCCGGATCCTTTGGGAGTACGCATAA
- the pnp gene encoding polyribonucleotide nucleotidyltransferase, giving the protein MHRTFTTTLGGRTLTIETGKLAKQASGSVLVRYGETVILCTVTASKEPKDLDFFPLTVNYEERLYAAGKIPGGFIKREGRPSEKAILASRLIDRPVRPLFPEGFRNDVQIVDIVMSVDQDCAPEIAAMIGTSAALMLSDVPFEGPIAGVIVGRVDGQLVINPTVEQTEKSDLHLVVAGTKEAINMVEAGAKFVSEQDMIEAIMFGHDAIKELIAFQEQMIAEIQPAKMEVILHEVDAEINEQVRAMATDKLKEAIRTFDKHEREANISVVKDDVRTAMLELLGEDAYKEKQKDIDEVLYDIVKEQVRYSIVHEGIRPDGRAVDEVRPVATEVAILPRVHGSGLFTRGQTQALSICTLGALGDAQTIDGLGLEEEKRFMHHYNFPPFSVGEARPLRAPSRRDIGHGALGERAIEPIIPNEEEFPYTIRLVSEVLESNGSSSQASICGSVLALMDAGVPIKAPVAGVAMGLIADGDKMVVLTDIQGMEDHLGDMDFKVAGTSEGITALQMDIKIKGINRQVLEQALEQAHRGRAHIMAKMMEAISEPRPELSPYAPRIITMRINPDKIRDVIGPGGRVINKIIDETGVKIDIEQDGRVFIAATDAQAGYRAKEIIENIVAEVEAGATYNGTVTRVEKYGAFVELLPGKEGLVHISQLGDERVAKTEDVCNVGDKLMVKVTEIDSQGRVNLSHREALRELRGEPPTPLEEIQRQVKAARERSGGPSRGGDRGGDRNRDRGERPARPRS; this is encoded by the coding sequence ATGCATAGAACGTTTACGACTACACTCGGAGGCCGCACGCTGACGATCGAAACGGGCAAACTCGCGAAACAGGCGAGCGGCTCCGTTCTGGTACGTTATGGCGAAACGGTGATCCTCTGTACTGTCACCGCTTCGAAAGAACCGAAAGACCTCGACTTTTTCCCGCTCACCGTCAACTACGAAGAGCGTCTGTATGCGGCCGGCAAGATCCCGGGCGGCTTCATCAAGCGTGAAGGACGCCCGTCTGAAAAAGCGATCCTGGCCAGCCGCCTGATCGACCGTCCGGTGCGCCCGCTGTTCCCGGAAGGCTTCCGCAACGACGTGCAGATCGTCGACATCGTCATGTCGGTCGATCAGGACTGCGCGCCGGAGATCGCCGCGATGATCGGCACCTCCGCTGCACTGATGCTGTCTGACGTGCCGTTTGAAGGCCCGATCGCCGGCGTCATCGTCGGCCGCGTCGACGGCCAACTGGTGATCAACCCGACGGTTGAGCAAACGGAAAAGTCCGACTTGCACCTCGTGGTCGCCGGCACCAAAGAAGCGATCAACATGGTCGAAGCGGGCGCGAAGTTCGTCTCCGAACAAGACATGATCGAAGCGATCATGTTTGGCCATGATGCGATCAAAGAGCTGATCGCGTTCCAAGAACAGATGATCGCTGAGATTCAGCCGGCGAAGATGGAAGTGATCCTGCACGAAGTGGACGCAGAGATCAACGAGCAAGTCCGCGCCATGGCGACAGACAAGCTGAAAGAAGCGATCCGCACTTTCGACAAGCACGAGCGCGAAGCGAACATCTCAGTCGTCAAAGACGATGTCCGCACGGCGATGCTCGAACTGCTCGGCGAAGACGCATACAAAGAAAAGCAGAAGGACATCGATGAAGTCCTCTACGACATCGTAAAAGAACAGGTGCGCTACTCGATCGTGCACGAAGGCATCCGACCGGACGGCCGCGCGGTTGACGAAGTGCGCCCGGTTGCGACCGAAGTGGCGATCCTGCCGCGCGTGCACGGCTCCGGCCTCTTCACCCGCGGACAGACTCAGGCGCTGTCGATCTGTACGCTCGGTGCCCTCGGCGACGCGCAGACGATCGACGGCCTCGGTCTCGAGGAAGAGAAGCGCTTTATGCACCACTACAACTTCCCGCCGTTCTCCGTCGGCGAAGCGCGCCCGCTGCGCGCACCGTCCCGTCGCGACATCGGTCACGGCGCACTCGGCGAACGCGCGATCGAGCCGATCATCCCGAACGAAGAAGAATTCCCGTACACGATCCGCCTCGTCTCCGAGGTGCTGGAATCGAACGGCTCCTCCTCGCAGGCTTCTATCTGCGGCTCTGTGCTGGCGCTGATGGATGCGGGCGTGCCGATCAAGGCGCCGGTGGCCGGCGTGGCGATGGGCCTGATCGCAGACGGTGACAAGATGGTCGTCCTCACCGACATCCAAGGCATGGAAGACCACCTCGGCGACATGGACTTCAAGGTTGCCGGGACCAGCGAAGGCATCACCGCGCTGCAGATGGACATCAAGATCAAAGGCATTAACCGCCAAGTGCTTGAACAGGCATTGGAACAGGCGCACCGCGGCCGCGCTCACATCATGGCGAAGATGATGGAAGCGATCTCCGAGCCGCGCCCGGAGCTTTCCCCGTACGCGCCGCGCATCATCACGATGCGCATCAACCCGGACAAGATCCGCGATGTGATCGGACCGGGCGGCCGCGTGATCAACAAGATCATCGACGAGACCGGCGTCAAGATCGACATCGAGCAGGATGGACGCGTCTTTATCGCCGCGACCGATGCGCAAGCCGGGTATCGGGCGAAAGAGATCATCGAAAACATCGTGGCGGAAGTGGAAGCAGGCGCAACGTACAACGGCACGGTCACCCGTGTCGAAAAATACGGCGCGTTTGTTGAACTGCTGCCGGGCAAGGAAGGTCTCGTGCACATCTCCCAACTCGGCGATGAGCGCGTGGCGAAGACGGAAGATGTGTGCAATGTCGGCGACAAGCTGATGGTCAAAGTCACCGAGATCGACTCCCAAGGCCGCGTCAACCTGTCGCACCGCGAAGCGTTGCGCGAACTGCGCGGCGAGCCGCCGACGCCGCTGGAGGAGATCCAGCGCCAAGTCAAGGCAGCACGTGAACGCTCCGGAGGTCCGAGCCGTGGCGGAGATCGCGGCGGCGACCGCAACCGCGACCGCGGCGAACGTCCGGCACGTCCGAGAAGCTAA
- a CDS encoding polysaccharide deacetylase family protein — protein sequence MHSGKLVAACAVCLLMFSGITDTLAINTYVRDLKGLAIPVQTYRVEHPVVALTFDVSQDSDPVAQILVKLRTERARATFFLTGEWVERHPHLARAIVKEGHEVGRSLYSSRTASELSPEQLRQELQKTDDAWRAAHLPEVDLFRVPDGETNGQVAKEIRKRHENLIAWSVTAVPESPGAAAGVWSGLPSALSAGDIVRLRADRLTLEGISTVLTGIRGAGYDVKTISSMQEEVE from the coding sequence TTGCATTCCGGCAAACTGGTCGCCGCCTGTGCCGTTTGCCTGTTGATGTTTTCCGGTATCACCGATACGCTGGCCATCAACACGTATGTCCGCGATCTGAAAGGACTGGCGATCCCGGTGCAGACCTACCGCGTCGAGCATCCGGTGGTGGCACTGACCTTTGATGTGTCGCAGGACAGCGACCCAGTCGCGCAGATTTTGGTCAAACTGCGGACCGAACGGGCACGCGCGACCTTTTTCCTGACCGGAGAATGGGTGGAGCGACACCCGCATCTGGCCCGCGCCATCGTCAAAGAAGGGCACGAGGTGGGGCGCAGTCTGTATAGCAGCCGCACCGCATCCGAACTTTCGCCAGAGCAACTGCGCCAAGAGCTGCAAAAGACGGACGACGCTTGGCGTGCGGCACACCTGCCGGAGGTAGACCTGTTTCGCGTGCCCGACGGTGAAACGAACGGACAAGTTGCCAAAGAGATCCGCAAACGTCATGAAAATCTGATCGCCTGGTCGGTCACCGCCGTCCCGGAATCACCGGGAGCTGCTGCCGGCGTCTGGAGCGGGCTGCCGTCTGCGTTGTCGGCCGGAGACATCGTGCGCCTGCGCGCCGACCGGCTCACTTTGGAGGGGATCAGCACAGTGCTGACAGGAATTCGCGGCGCCGGCTATGACGTGAAGACGATCTCTTCGATGCAGGAGGAGGTAGAGTGA
- a CDS encoding polysaccharide deacetylase family protein: MTVKRPYLIVTLTKRRLLLCAAAFLFLAGGLVLSGSHEQQVAVVNVMTGVSHDSLKQRIELLAKEYDKQPIDAKNDPVWRAIPGLNGLKVDVDATYEKTKKAGGDRIQVVAEQIPPKVHLKDLGAVPIYKANAQKKQIALMINVAWGTEYIPEMLATLAEHQVKATFFLDGSWTKKNPDVAKQIAAAGHELGNHAYSHPDMSRMGVSDQLRQITRTNEVIEAATGIRPKLFAPPSGAYADSTVSTAYKQGMYTILWSLDTVDWKKPPAATIVNRVLSRAENGSMVLMHPTEPTRNALRTIVPSLVKKGYGLVTVSELLDETRPVPSS, encoded by the coding sequence GTGACTGTGAAACGACCGTATTTGATCGTGACGCTGACCAAACGCCGTCTGTTGCTTTGTGCGGCGGCGTTTTTGTTTTTGGCAGGCGGGCTGGTCTTGAGCGGCAGCCACGAGCAGCAGGTCGCCGTCGTCAATGTGATGACAGGGGTGAGCCACGATTCGCTCAAACAGCGGATCGAACTGCTCGCCAAAGAGTATGACAAACAACCGATCGACGCCAAGAACGATCCCGTTTGGCGGGCCATCCCCGGATTGAACGGGCTGAAAGTCGATGTCGATGCCACGTATGAAAAAACGAAAAAAGCGGGCGGCGACCGCATCCAGGTGGTGGCGGAGCAGATTCCGCCAAAAGTGCATCTGAAAGACCTCGGCGCTGTGCCGATCTACAAAGCAAATGCGCAAAAAAAGCAAATCGCGCTTATGATCAACGTTGCTTGGGGGACAGAATATATACCAGAGATGCTCGCCACCTTGGCTGAACACCAGGTGAAAGCGACTTTCTTCCTCGACGGCAGTTGGACGAAAAAGAATCCGGACGTCGCGAAGCAGATCGCGGCGGCCGGTCATGAGCTCGGCAACCACGCCTACTCGCACCCCGATATGTCACGGATGGGCGTCTCCGATCAGCTGCGCCAGATCACCCGCACCAACGAAGTGATCGAGGCGGCGACAGGCATCCGGCCGAAGCTGTTCGCACCGCCGTCCGGTGCGTACGCCGATTCCACCGTCTCGACCGCCTACAAGCAGGGCATGTACACGATCCTCTGGTCGCTCGACACGGTCGACTGGAAAAAGCCACCCGCTGCGACGATCGTCAACCGCGTGCTGTCCCGCGCGGAAAACGGTTCGATGGTGCTGATGCATCCGACCGAACCAACTCGCAACGCGCTGCGTACGATAGTACCAAGTCTCGTCAAAAAGGGCTATGGCCTGGTCACCGTTTCCGAACTGCTGGACGAAACGCGCCCTGTGCCATCCTCTTAA
- the truB gene encoding tRNA pseudouridine(55) synthase TruB, with product MNGILVINKPAGMTSHQVVGKARRILGIKKIGHTGTLDPDVQGVLPICIGMATRVAEYLLDQSKAYRGEVTFGFSTTTQDASGEPVATVDDVRLTEADVREALTSFLGPILQRPPAFSAIKIDGKRAYDLARKGEEVEIPPREVTIYKLEIEELQLDLPRPKVRFYVECSKGTYVRTLCHDLGQKLGVPAHMSDLLRTKSGPFDLSQALSFEALEEHVKNGTIEGVLLPMQAALPHLPQNMIPEVLERRVNNGRELTIKRPIPGAEVGSLVRIESRAGKLLALYRVAEIADGELHTLPEKVFKE from the coding sequence ATGAACGGAATTCTCGTCATCAACAAGCCGGCGGGAATGACTTCCCATCAGGTAGTCGGCAAAGCACGGCGGATCTTGGGCATCAAAAAGATCGGCCACACCGGCACGCTCGACCCGGACGTGCAAGGCGTCCTGCCGATCTGCATCGGCATGGCGACTCGCGTTGCCGAGTATCTGCTCGACCAGTCCAAAGCATATCGTGGTGAGGTGACGTTCGGTTTCTCAACCACGACGCAAGATGCTTCCGGCGAACCGGTTGCGACGGTCGATGATGTCCGTCTGACCGAAGCGGACGTTCGCGAGGCGCTTACATCGTTTCTCGGTCCGATCCTTCAGCGGCCGCCCGCGTTTTCGGCGATCAAGATCGACGGCAAGCGGGCGTACGACTTGGCTCGCAAAGGGGAAGAGGTGGAGATCCCGCCGCGCGAAGTGACGATCTACAAGCTGGAGATCGAAGAGCTGCAGCTAGACCTGCCAAGGCCCAAGGTGCGTTTTTATGTGGAATGTTCCAAAGGCACGTACGTGCGGACGCTCTGCCACGATCTGGGGCAGAAGCTGGGCGTGCCGGCGCATATGTCGGATCTTTTGCGCACCAAATCGGGGCCGTTCGACCTGTCGCAAGCGCTGTCGTTCGAAGCTTTGGAAGAGCATGTGAAAAATGGAACGATTGAGGGAGTGCTGCTGCCGATGCAGGCGGCGCTTCCGCATCTGCCGCAAAACATGATTCCGGAAGTGTTGGAGCGGCGTGTCAACAACGGGAGAGAGTTGACTATCAAACGCCCGATTCCGGGAGCTGAGGTCGGGTCGCTCGTGCGGATCGAAAGCCGTGCCGGGAAGCTTCTGGCGCTGTATCGCGTCGCGGAAATCGCAGACGGAGAGCTGCACACACTGCCGGAAAAGGTGTTTAAAGAGTAG
- a CDS encoding bifunctional oligoribonuclease/PAP phosphatase NrnA translates to MSLNLKLNPEYKTAADFFQSHDNLLLLVHERPDGDALGSVLGAAHLLHQLGKTVTLVNDDPIPDKFKFLPLADRFQLPEEVEGTFHNVISFDCGDRKRLGRSGQLVAEGANLLNVDHHVTNDRFGTENLVDLDAAATCQIVFKIAQQLGMELDLDTATCLYTGLVTDTGGFRYSNTTEEVLLIAANLLTAGVSPYNIVDRVMETMTWPQVLLIRAALDTLGRDDSGRIAWVTITRDMLETAGGCEEDVEGLVNYPRNVEGVEVGISFREGLPGKVKVSFRSKYVVDVGAIALEFGGGGHARAAGCTVDGDVETVKSQVLDRVKEAVAASFANTEAGAK, encoded by the coding sequence ATGAGTCTCAACCTGAAACTGAATCCAGAATATAAGACGGCTGCCGACTTTTTTCAGAGTCATGACAACCTGCTGCTCCTCGTCCATGAGAGACCGGACGGGGACGCTCTTGGTTCTGTACTCGGCGCTGCACATCTTCTGCACCAGCTCGGGAAAACGGTGACCTTGGTCAACGATGATCCGATTCCTGACAAGTTCAAGTTCCTGCCGCTGGCCGACCGCTTCCAACTGCCGGAGGAGGTCGAAGGGACATTTCACAATGTGATCTCCTTTGACTGCGGGGACCGCAAGCGCCTCGGACGTTCCGGTCAGTTAGTCGCCGAGGGTGCCAACCTGCTGAATGTGGACCACCATGTGACCAACGACCGCTTCGGCACGGAGAATCTCGTCGACCTCGACGCAGCAGCAACCTGCCAGATCGTCTTCAAGATCGCGCAGCAGCTCGGCATGGAGCTCGATCTGGATACGGCGACCTGCCTCTACACAGGTTTGGTCACCGACACGGGCGGTTTCCGCTATTCGAATACTACAGAAGAAGTGCTGCTGATCGCAGCGAACCTGCTGACTGCAGGCGTCTCGCCGTACAACATCGTCGACCGCGTGATGGAGACGATGACCTGGCCGCAGGTGCTGCTGATCCGCGCCGCCCTCGACACGCTGGGCCGCGATGACAGCGGGCGCATCGCCTGGGTGACGATCACTCGCGACATGCTGGAAACGGCTGGCGGCTGTGAGGAAGACGTGGAAGGGCTGGTCAACTACCCGCGCAACGTCGAAGGCGTAGAAGTCGGCATCTCCTTTCGCGAAGGGCTCCCCGGCAAAGTCAAAGTCAGCTTCCGTTCGAAGTATGTCGTCGATGTCGGGGCCATCGCGCTGGAATTTGGCGGCGGCGGTCATGCCCGCGCTGCCGGCTGCACGGTCGACGGCGATGTGGAGACGGTGAAAAGCCAGGTGCTGGACCGCGTGAAAGAAGCGGTCGCCGCAAGCTTTGCAAATACGGAGGCAGGAGCCAAATGA
- a CDS encoding dipicolinate synthase subunit B: MELKGKTIGFGLTGSHCTYAEVQPAMEALVNAGARVIPVLSYTVQSTSTRFAEADEWVATIEQITGEQAIKSIPEAEPLGPSKLLDCMLIAPCTGNSLAKLANAMNESPVLMAAKSTLRNDRPVVVSISTNDGLGLNATNIGRLLATKNIFFVPFGQDDPWKKINSLVARNELILETIEQALEKKQLQPMIVEKWRDLQK, encoded by the coding sequence ATGGAATTGAAAGGGAAAACGATTGGTTTTGGTCTTACCGGTTCACATTGCACGTACGCGGAAGTACAGCCGGCGATGGAAGCGCTGGTAAATGCCGGAGCCCGCGTGATTCCTGTCTTGTCCTATACGGTACAGTCGACTTCCACCCGTTTCGCCGAAGCGGATGAATGGGTGGCGACGATTGAGCAGATCACCGGCGAGCAAGCGATCAAGTCGATTCCGGAGGCCGAACCGCTCGGCCCCTCGAAACTGCTCGACTGCATGCTGATCGCACCCTGCACCGGCAACTCGCTGGCGAAGCTGGCCAACGCGATGAACGAATCGCCCGTGCTGATGGCAGCGAAATCAACGCTGCGCAACGACCGCCCGGTCGTCGTGTCGATCTCGACCAATGACGGCCTGGGGCTCAATGCGACCAACATCGGGCGGCTGCTGGCGACGAAGAACATTTTCTTTGTCCCGTTTGGGCAAGATGACCCGTGGAAGAAAATCAATTCGCTGGTCGCGCGAAACGAGCTGATTTTGGAAACGATCGAACAGGCGCTGGAGAAGAAGCAGCTCCAGCCGATGATCGTGGAGAAGTGGCGCGACCTGCAAAAATAA
- a CDS encoding YlmC/YmxH family sporulation protein: protein MRLSELAGKELIDVRSGTRIGMLGGADLFIDEVSGQIHSIVITQGGFFNKRKDQSVIPWAAIHKVGPDMILLDSTQEARGAYAVFGTTDSPSA, encoded by the coding sequence ATGAGACTGAGTGAACTGGCAGGGAAAGAACTGATCGACGTGCGTTCCGGCACCCGGATTGGCATGCTCGGGGGCGCCGATTTGTTTATTGATGAAGTGAGCGGGCAGATCCATTCGATCGTCATCACCCAAGGCGGATTTTTCAACAAGCGGAAAGACCAGTCGGTCATCCCGTGGGCGGCGATCCACAAGGTCGGCCCTGACATGATCCTGCTCGATTCGACCCAGGAGGCGCGCGGCGCCTATGCGGTGTTTGGCACCACCGACTCGCCCAGCGCATAG
- the rpsO gene encoding 30S ribosomal protein S15: MALSQDAKNQLIESFKVHETDTGSPEVQIAILTNKINYLNNHLRTHKKDHHSRRGLLKMVGHRRNLLNYLRNKDINRYREVIGKLGLRK; the protein is encoded by the coding sequence ATGGCATTGTCTCAAGACGCAAAAAACCAACTGATCGAATCCTTTAAAGTACACGAGACCGACACCGGTTCTCCGGAAGTACAAATCGCAATCCTCACCAACAAGATCAACTACCTGAACAACCACCTGCGCACGCACAAGAAGGACCACCACTCCCGTCGCGGCCTGCTGAAAATGGTTGGTCATCGCCGTAACCTGTTGAACTACCTGCGTAACAAAGACATCAACCGTTACCGCGAAGTAATCGGTAAACTCGGTCTGCGTAAGTAA